Proteins found in one Tumebacillus sp. BK434 genomic segment:
- a CDS encoding type I polyketide synthase: MTAQVKKYILSQVANQQLSKEEAKQLLLDLAAAEVVIEKDIAIVGMAGRFPKAADAEAFWQVLRSGENCIREFPAERVKDSAHVMSNPSFSEFILGNAIPPEDVGNIHAKAGYLDEIDKFDAAFFGIPPTEAAYMDPQHRMVLEVAWEAMEDAGYGGESLIGSKTGVYIGKDNTNYSYYRQSAEKHPMLLTGTWESLLASRISHLFDFKAPCMLIDTACSAGLISVHLAAQALTAGDCDVAIAGGVNLSINGEMKPKYLEGGANMGGVESGDSKIRTFDARADGTVWGEGVGLVVLKTLKQALADGDHIRAVIKGSAINNDGASSSITAPKAETQEAVIVDAWTKAGIAPETISYIEAHGTGTVLGDPIEIKGLSSAFRRYTSRKQFCAVGSLKTNTGHLVGASGVASLIKVIKSIEHKELAPTINFATPNPYINFPESPLYVNDALQAWETDGHPRRAALSSFGFSRTNCHMVLEEPPTADVLEAKQPRYCLTISAKNEQVMADYLRRYAQFVEEAAWNLADLCYTSNIGRGHYEHRTLIVAASKAELQSALSQLLANGGSAEGIAGVYSGFYRIVSEKKEQRDAGEISKHERANLSKTAQQKLQAYFGGESLDASLLAEFAALYVQGADVDWKLFYQGEARRRIPAPVYPLQRTRHWANPKISKVRTQQPSALHPLVDQQVTAPNGEIWYETTMRVEEKWVLKDHRIGGKAVLPGTTYLEMVRFAAARTLGTERLELRDVFFLAPLVVEDGADALVRLTLTQTAGGYAFAVNSQQSTGEWIPHVEGQVAALTESEPLVVTDLEALKQRADQVIDPYTENNSNEVFTFGPHWDTTRAVWQAGNETLARLQLHAELQHELGALPLHPSVLDNAVNLTSQSTGTFLPFMYKKLQLFGPMTSELYTHIRLQTEKSSGETLTYDVDLLDSKGNVLAQIRNYTTKRLHDYKSLGSGAAAGACLQLTWVPRADSIRSVADVTGPWALIATPGARAVELERAMAAAGADVAAYYLGEGGYAPDEDGFDAILASAEARGVKGILFASDYTMTDEERDQLLTSDHVFRARRQLGVDALFRFSRRLLKRKNKELNLLKVLTRDAWVVEGQESGMAPLSAATAALARVIGQEYRHLNVDILDVAGAVPVSGVVHECFQNDGWRALRPSGVYVEEMRAHREALTEELTLETDGVYVISGGLGGLGMAIAEFLAGKGPVNVLLLGRSEIAPTAEWAALAASDDAKSQERYGRLQALQSSLGALDYRALDVTDAAAVQAMHAALQARYGKINGIFHAAGVAGDGFLMLKEERQYHDVLNPKLEGSMNLLRLLPAGGDSFMVLFSSILAVTGGEGQGDYSAANAFLDSLSELGRQSGRNVSAMNWPEWEDLGMSAGLNQKRESTLLPVKDADVGSVVAALAFLDESPFAPISVADGMRWLEHSIVAPQRRVLPSSLNAALGQQLADSLPFQLAPELQRVLSAGQEAAAGGAGQSVQHMEVAIRGALHPTETQVMLGNAFGNLLGMSEIDIYTSFQDMGGNSLMTTQLLKLIDQHFPGMVDISDLFSYPSVKELADFIDERSGKSAAAAEAEPEEEADLMSLIEQELEGTEYLAEFKAQLNGRKDDGN; the protein is encoded by the coding sequence GTGACAGCACAAGTAAAAAAGTACATTTTGTCGCAAGTCGCCAATCAGCAGCTGTCGAAAGAAGAGGCAAAACAACTGCTCTTGGATCTGGCGGCGGCCGAAGTGGTCATCGAGAAAGACATCGCCATCGTCGGCATGGCGGGGCGCTTCCCGAAAGCGGCAGACGCGGAAGCATTCTGGCAAGTGCTGCGCAGCGGGGAGAACTGCATTCGCGAGTTTCCGGCGGAGCGGGTGAAAGACAGCGCACATGTTATGAGCAATCCCTCTTTTTCCGAATTTATCTTGGGCAATGCGATTCCGCCGGAAGATGTGGGCAACATCCACGCCAAAGCGGGCTATCTGGATGAGATCGACAAGTTCGATGCCGCCTTCTTCGGCATTCCGCCGACCGAAGCGGCCTATATGGACCCGCAGCACCGCATGGTGCTGGAAGTGGCGTGGGAAGCGATGGAAGACGCCGGGTATGGCGGCGAGTCGCTGATCGGCAGCAAGACGGGCGTCTACATCGGCAAAGACAACACCAACTACTCCTACTATCGCCAGAGCGCGGAGAAGCATCCGATGCTGTTGACCGGCACGTGGGAAAGCCTGCTGGCCAGCCGCATCTCGCACCTGTTCGATTTCAAAGCGCCCTGCATGTTGATCGACACCGCTTGCTCGGCAGGTCTGATCAGCGTGCATCTGGCCGCGCAGGCGCTGACAGCGGGCGATTGCGACGTCGCGATCGCAGGCGGCGTGAACCTGTCGATCAACGGCGAAATGAAGCCGAAATACCTCGAAGGCGGCGCGAACATGGGCGGCGTGGAGTCGGGCGACAGCAAGATCCGCACGTTCGACGCCCGCGCGGACGGCACCGTCTGGGGCGAAGGCGTCGGCCTCGTCGTGCTGAAGACGCTGAAGCAGGCGCTGGCCGACGGCGACCACATCCGCGCCGTGATCAAAGGCAGCGCGATCAACAACGACGGCGCATCGAGCAGCATCACCGCCCCGAAAGCGGAGACGCAGGAAGCGGTGATCGTCGATGCCTGGACCAAGGCGGGCATCGCGCCGGAGACGATCTCTTATATTGAAGCGCACGGCACGGGAACGGTGCTCGGCGACCCGATTGAAATCAAAGGCTTGAGCAGCGCGTTCCGCCGCTATACGTCCCGCAAACAGTTCTGTGCCGTCGGGTCGTTAAAAACGAACACCGGGCACTTGGTCGGCGCGTCCGGGGTGGCGTCTTTGATCAAAGTCATCAAGTCGATCGAGCACAAGGAATTGGCGCCGACGATCAACTTCGCGACGCCGAATCCGTACATCAACTTCCCGGAAAGCCCGCTCTATGTCAACGATGCGCTCCAAGCGTGGGAGACGGACGGCCATCCGCGCCGTGCGGCTTTGAGCTCGTTCGGCTTCTCCCGCACCAACTGCCACATGGTGCTGGAAGAGCCGCCGACAGCCGACGTGCTGGAAGCGAAACAGCCCCGCTACTGCCTGACCATCTCCGCCAAAAACGAGCAGGTGATGGCCGACTACCTGCGCCGTTATGCGCAGTTCGTCGAAGAGGCAGCGTGGAACCTGGCCGACCTGTGCTACACGAGCAACATCGGCCGCGGCCATTACGAGCATCGCACGCTGATCGTCGCCGCGTCGAAGGCGGAGCTGCAAAGCGCCCTGTCCCAACTGCTGGCAAACGGCGGCAGCGCCGAAGGGATCGCCGGCGTTTACAGCGGGTTCTACCGCATCGTCAGCGAGAAGAAAGAACAGCGCGATGCCGGAGAGATCTCCAAACATGAGCGGGCGAACTTGAGCAAGACGGCACAACAGAAGCTGCAAGCCTACTTTGGCGGCGAATCGCTCGATGCGTCCTTGCTGGCCGAGTTCGCGGCGCTGTACGTCCAAGGCGCCGATGTCGACTGGAAGCTGTTCTATCAAGGAGAAGCGCGCCGCCGCATTCCGGCTCCCGTCTATCCGCTGCAGCGCACCCGCCACTGGGCGAACCCGAAGATCAGCAAAGTCCGCACGCAGCAGCCGTCGGCGCTGCACCCGCTGGTCGATCAGCAGGTCACCGCACCGAACGGCGAGATCTGGTACGAAACGACGATGCGCGTGGAGGAAAAATGGGTCTTGAAAGACCACCGCATCGGCGGCAAAGCGGTGCTGCCCGGCACCACCTATCTGGAGATGGTGCGCTTCGCAGCCGCCCGCACGCTCGGCACAGAGCGCCTGGAGCTGCGCGATGTGTTTTTCCTCGCACCGCTGGTGGTCGAAGACGGGGCGGACGCGCTGGTGCGCTTGACGCTGACACAGACGGCAGGCGGCTATGCGTTTGCCGTGAACAGCCAGCAGAGCACCGGCGAGTGGATTCCGCACGTCGAAGGACAGGTGGCCGCGCTGACCGAAAGCGAGCCGCTTGTTGTCACCGATCTGGAGGCGCTGAAACAGCGGGCCGATCAAGTGATCGATCCCTATACGGAAAACAACAGCAACGAAGTCTTCACCTTCGGGCCGCACTGGGACACGACGCGCGCCGTCTGGCAGGCTGGGAATGAGACGCTGGCCCGTCTGCAACTGCATGCTGAACTGCAGCATGAACTGGGCGCCTTGCCGCTGCATCCTTCGGTGCTCGACAATGCGGTCAACCTGACCAGCCAGAGCACAGGCACTTTCCTGCCGTTCATGTATAAAAAATTGCAGCTGTTCGGCCCGATGACGAGCGAGTTGTATACGCACATTCGCCTGCAGACGGAAAAGTCGAGCGGCGAAACGCTGACCTACGATGTCGACCTGCTCGACAGCAAAGGCAATGTCTTGGCACAGATCCGCAACTACACCACCAAACGCCTGCATGACTACAAGTCGCTGGGCAGCGGGGCGGCGGCAGGCGCGTGTCTGCAACTGACCTGGGTGCCGCGCGCGGACTCCATTCGCAGCGTGGCAGACGTGACCGGACCGTGGGCGCTGATCGCCACGCCGGGCGCGCGCGCCGTGGAACTGGAGCGGGCGATGGCGGCGGCCGGAGCGGACGTTGCGGCCTATTATCTGGGCGAAGGCGGGTATGCGCCCGATGAGGATGGATTCGATGCGATCTTGGCGAGCGCGGAGGCGCGCGGTGTCAAAGGAATCTTGTTCGCCAGCGATTACACGATGACAGACGAAGAGCGTGATCAGCTGCTGACTTCTGATCACGTCTTCCGTGCCCGCCGTCAGTTGGGCGTGGATGCCCTGTTCCGTTTTAGCCGCCGCTTGCTGAAGCGCAAAAACAAAGAGCTGAACCTGCTGAAAGTCCTGACCCGCGACGCGTGGGTCGTCGAGGGGCAGGAGTCGGGCATGGCGCCGCTGTCGGCGGCAACCGCCGCGTTGGCGCGGGTCATCGGACAGGAATACCGCCATCTGAATGTCGACATTCTCGATGTGGCCGGTGCGGTGCCGGTGTCCGGCGTGGTGCACGAATGCTTCCAAAACGACGGCTGGCGGGCGCTGCGTCCGTCCGGCGTGTACGTGGAAGAGATGCGTGCGCACCGCGAGGCGCTGACCGAAGAACTGACGCTGGAAACGGACGGCGTCTATGTGATCTCCGGCGGCTTGGGCGGCCTCGGCATGGCGATCGCCGAGTTCCTGGCAGGCAAAGGGCCGGTCAACGTGCTCTTGCTCGGCAGAAGCGAGATCGCACCGACTGCAGAGTGGGCAGCGCTTGCCGCGTCGGATGACGCAAAGTCGCAGGAACGCTACGGCCGTCTGCAAGCGCTGCAGTCGAGCCTCGGTGCGCTGGACTATCGCGCGCTCGACGTGACCGATGCGGCCGCTGTGCAAGCGATGCACGCCGCGCTCCAAGCGCGCTATGGCAAGATCAACGGGATCTTCCACGCCGCCGGCGTGGCGGGGGACGGCTTCCTCATGCTGAAAGAGGAACGTCAGTACCACGATGTGCTCAATCCCAAGCTGGAAGGCTCGATGAACTTGCTGCGCCTGTTGCCTGCAGGCGGTGACAGCTTCATGGTGCTGTTCTCCTCGATCTTGGCGGTCACCGGCGGCGAAGGCCAAGGGGACTACAGCGCAGCCAACGCGTTCCTCGACTCGCTGTCCGAGCTGGGCAGACAGTCCGGGCGGAACGTCTCGGCGATGAACTGGCCGGAGTGGGAAGATCTCGGCATGTCGGCCGGACTGAACCAAAAGCGGGAAAGCACCCTGCTTCCGGTCAAAGACGCAGATGTGGGCTCGGTCGTCGCAGCGCTTGCGTTCCTCGACGAAAGTCCGTTCGCCCCGATCTCTGTGGCAGACGGCATGCGCTGGCTGGAGCATTCGATCGTCGCGCCGCAGCGCCGCGTGCTGCCGTCCTCGCTGAACGCAGCGCTGGGCCAGCAGTTGGCCGACAGCCTGCCGTTCCAACTGGCGCCGGAGCTGCAGCGCGTCTTGAGCGCCGGGCAGGAAGCGGCGGCCGGCGGTGCGGGCCAATCGGTGCAGCACATGGAAGTCGCCATTCGCGGCGCGCTGCATCCGACCGAGACGCAAGTGATGCTCGGCAATGCGTTTGGCAACCTGCTAGGGATGAGCGAAATCGACATCTACACCAGCTTCCAGGACATGGGCGGCAACTCGCTGATGACCACCCAGCTCTTGAAGCTGATCGATCAGCATTTCCCGGGCATGGTCGACATCTCCGACCTGTTCTCCTATCCGTCTGTTAAGGAGCTTGCCGATTTCATCGACGAGCGCAGCGGAAAATCGGCTGCTGCTGCCGAGGCTGAGCCGGAAGAGGAAGCCGATCTGATGAGCCTGATCGAACAGGAATTGGAGGGCACCGAGTATCTGGCCGAGTTCAAAGCGCAGCTCAACGGGAGGAAAGACGATGGCAACTGA
- the fabD gene encoding ACP S-malonyltransferase, with amino-acid sequence MNKIVAMFPGQASQFVGMGKGWHEQHALVQQRFAEASEILGFDLTKLCFEGPALSLNQTENTQPALLALSVAMFEVFQQEHDVKIDYLAGHSIGELSALTAAGVFSFADGVRIARARGEAMASCNADGLASMSAVTHLKSDVVETVIGALAAAGQNVEIANYNSPTQTILSGSKTALAAAGQQLEAIGGRVVALNVSGPFHSRYMAAAAEALTRALASVELGQMRIPVMNGQIGRLYQAQDDIKAILVEQLTAPVRWTQVLAHLSDRGVRNWLEVGPGKVLKKLALQTISEASAFAYDLAEDRTAWTGQIEKIRESILLAPNAVGLCLGAAVSTRNTNWDEAAYQAGVVQPYKELQTLHDGIAQGKRLPERAEIEQAFTLLKTIFATKGVSPQDQAFRLQRIVNLSGTEELFPEHLAVAEEGR; translated from the coding sequence ATGAATAAGATCGTCGCGATGTTTCCTGGACAAGCTTCGCAGTTTGTGGGAATGGGGAAGGGATGGCATGAACAGCACGCCTTGGTGCAGCAGCGTTTTGCTGAGGCGTCGGAGATTTTGGGATTTGATCTGACCAAGCTCTGCTTCGAAGGGCCGGCGTTGAGCCTGAACCAGACGGAAAACACGCAGCCGGCTTTGCTGGCGCTGAGCGTGGCAATGTTTGAAGTGTTTCAGCAGGAGCATGACGTCAAGATCGACTATCTGGCCGGGCACAGCATCGGCGAGTTGTCGGCGCTGACGGCAGCCGGCGTGTTCTCCTTTGCCGACGGGGTGCGGATCGCCCGCGCCCGCGGCGAAGCGATGGCGTCTTGCAACGCGGACGGACTGGCCAGCATGTCGGCGGTGACGCATCTGAAGAGCGATGTGGTGGAAACGGTGATCGGCGCGTTGGCGGCGGCGGGGCAGAATGTGGAGATCGCCAACTACAACAGCCCGACCCAGACCATTCTGTCGGGCAGCAAGACGGCGCTGGCAGCAGCGGGCCAACAGCTGGAAGCGATCGGCGGCCGCGTGGTGGCGCTGAACGTGAGCGGGCCGTTCCACAGCCGCTACATGGCAGCGGCTGCCGAAGCGCTGACCCGCGCGCTGGCCTCGGTCGAACTGGGCCAGATGCGCATTCCGGTGATGAACGGTCAGATTGGCCGCCTGTATCAGGCGCAGGATGACATCAAGGCGATTCTGGTCGAACAGCTGACCGCGCCGGTGCGCTGGACACAGGTGTTGGCACACCTGTCCGACCGCGGCGTCCGCAACTGGCTGGAGGTCGGGCCGGGCAAAGTGTTGAAAAAACTGGCCCTGCAAACGATCTCCGAAGCGAGCGCGTTCGCTTATGACCTTGCGGAAGACCGCACCGCCTGGACGGGACAGATCGAGAAAATCCGCGAGAGCATCCTGCTGGCGCCAAACGCGGTCGGCCTCTGCCTGGGGGCGGCGGTCAGCACGCGCAACACGAACTGGGACGAAGCGGCCTATCAGGCCGGCGTGGTCCAGCCGTACAAGGAGCTCCAAACGCTGCATGATGGCATCGCACAGGGCAAGCGCCTCCCGGAACGGGCGGAGATCGAGCAGGCGTTCACCTTGCTGAAGACGATCTTTGCAACCAAAGGCGTATCGCCGCAAGATCAGGCTTTCCGCTTGCAGCGCATCGTCAATCTGAGCGGCACGGAGGAGCTGTTTCCGGAGCATCTGGCAGTGGCGGAGGAGGGGCGTTGA
- a CDS encoding type I polyketide synthase, which yields MERPTLKLDDLFLEEWEEEEEEGTEGLGEELQPAQRQAVAIIGLAGRVGPAESLAEFWNLLLSEREGVRDLPEARRNDLDAFLRAKGMLPIEEELYLRSSYLQDIAGFDAAFFGISQQEANFMDPNQRILLETAWKALEDAGYGGAEIKGSDTGLFVGYSHDFGEDYRQMLNVAAPDAPEISVAGNVKSIIASRLAYHLDLRGPSLLVDTACSSGLMAMYLACRALQSGDCSLAVVGAVKTQVLPVLNDGKSGLGVREIRDIHSGDGHTRTFDDLSDGTVTAEGSFAFVLKPLEAAKRDGDAIRAVILGGAANQDGASNGITAPNSEAQKDLISRALDDAGITAEQLSYIEAHGTATRLGDPIEISGIRQALSQFTEQKQFCAVGSLKSNIGHLDNAAGLGGMAKLVLAMQHRVLPASLHFTMPNRNIGFVESPVYVQDRTRPWGRDPHEVLYAGINSFGLSGTNCHLVVQSAPAEPARAAAEQGPLLLPLSAKQEQALRQLAAAYQQQLQHSDVSLVDAVFTAARGRMHHHIRAAIRFTTREELCAALGQIAAFGADAARVSDDVSIWYGEHRVVESAEKRRRDGDLTEQEREALGETALEELNGLQGGLEQAVLDRLAALYTQGADLPWDRLTKGLGARRISLPTYPFQHRRCWVDPAETSPERTEQAHPLLGAPAASTLGHTLFAQPLGCADAWELDEHRVQGIGLLPGTALVEMMVEYAARQAGELAGLRFGDITFLQPFTVQDGETKELHLLAEDEGDETRLRFASLSAAGEWMVHAEGRFKGQAELQPTAQVDLSALRAQVSLPVDTNAYDNMDRGLIVGDRWARSCIGGWRDEPGEQYLIELQLPEEYGREGYLYHLHPALMDLSVNSVNHLLDETELYLPLSYGELVLHKRLPTHLFAHLKRTSGTTGAKVHSFDAALYDTEGSLVLEVRNYCIKSASKALQRAELGANVGFRQSFRPAAMPTEQELPSGAVVLAGNRTPVQEALAQLWRAEGRTVLELTAEAGDWGEGLASLQGQEVALAVFNWQPADLREESGNWQAEAQDALWQGFRFVSAWTSAKLRAQAGLVVLTERGYAVEGQERPIQPGQTALSGLWRVAGLELAGDRMRSLDHDGTTGADDLLRELSAADRPAFLVYREAQAYEPVLAEQMLPALAEQAAISPDELIVISGGTGDLGAEAAELLVRHGARRLVLLGQQAVPPRGVWQELAASSEDLPMKQRVARWQQLEQQLDVLEVRPVQIEDRQQVEELLAELRTAHGRIGGVLHLAGRAGDGFLLQKREETFRHVYAPKAHGAVNLHLATLQDAPDFFVLFSSIAALELYPGQSDYTAANLFLDAFAEYRQGLGLPAVSLQWPAWRETGIAARMGAVEQSEAFAPLDRHEALALLERALWPETPLPAVLMPGRKRRLQQANQGRPKRQEPAGAGAPAVVLLGVAEPNETELAVAGLWAKTLGMREVDADEGFEQLGGNSLLASQLYREFEAQYPGVMHISDLFTYTTIRDQAAYLRSRTVEPEPVAAAPSTGAATADDLDELLELVLRGEMTVEESADRLVLERGRGK from the coding sequence ATGGAGCGTCCGACGCTGAAACTGGATGACCTGTTTCTCGAGGAGTGGGAGGAAGAGGAAGAAGAAGGGACGGAAGGGCTTGGCGAGGAGCTGCAGCCTGCACAGCGGCAGGCGGTGGCGATCATCGGCCTCGCCGGGCGCGTCGGCCCGGCGGAGAGTCTGGCCGAGTTTTGGAACCTGCTGCTCAGCGAGCGGGAAGGCGTGCGCGATCTGCCTGAGGCGCGGCGAAACGACTTGGACGCTTTTTTGCGGGCCAAAGGCATGCTGCCGATCGAGGAAGAGCTGTATCTGCGCTCTTCCTACTTGCAGGACATCGCAGGTTTTGACGCCGCTTTCTTCGGCATTTCGCAGCAAGAGGCGAATTTCATGGACCCGAACCAGCGGATCTTGCTGGAGACGGCGTGGAAGGCGCTTGAAGACGCCGGATATGGCGGTGCGGAGATCAAAGGGTCGGACACGGGCCTGTTCGTCGGCTATTCGCATGATTTTGGCGAGGACTACCGCCAGATGCTGAACGTGGCGGCGCCGGACGCTCCGGAGATTTCGGTGGCCGGCAACGTCAAGTCGATCATCGCCTCCCGCCTCGCGTATCATCTCGATCTGCGCGGCCCGTCGCTGCTGGTCGATACGGCCTGCTCGTCGGGGCTGATGGCGATGTATCTGGCCTGCCGCGCCCTGCAGAGCGGGGACTGTTCGCTGGCGGTGGTCGGCGCGGTGAAGACGCAGGTGCTGCCTGTGCTCAATGACGGAAAAAGCGGCCTCGGCGTGCGGGAGATCCGGGATATTCATTCCGGCGACGGCCATACGCGGACGTTCGACGACCTGAGCGACGGCACGGTCACAGCGGAAGGCTCGTTCGCGTTCGTCCTGAAACCGCTGGAAGCGGCGAAGCGGGACGGCGATGCGATCCGCGCGGTGATCCTGGGCGGCGCGGCCAATCAGGACGGCGCTTCGAACGGGATCACCGCGCCGAACTCGGAGGCGCAAAAAGATCTGATCTCCCGTGCGCTCGATGATGCCGGAATTACGGCGGAACAGTTGAGCTACATCGAAGCGCACGGCACGGCGACACGCCTCGGCGATCCGATCGAGATCAGCGGCATTCGGCAGGCGCTGAGCCAATTCACGGAGCAAAAGCAGTTCTGTGCGGTCGGCTCGCTCAAGTCGAACATCGGCCATCTCGACAACGCGGCCGGGCTTGGCGGCATGGCAAAATTGGTGCTGGCGATGCAGCACCGCGTGCTGCCGGCCTCCCTGCATTTTACGATGCCGAACCGCAACATTGGATTTGTGGAGTCGCCCGTCTATGTGCAGGATCGCACCCGCCCTTGGGGCCGCGATCCGCACGAGGTGCTCTATGCGGGCATCAACAGCTTTGGGCTGAGCGGCACGAACTGCCATCTGGTGGTGCAGTCCGCTCCGGCCGAACCGGCCCGCGCTGCGGCTGAACAGGGGCCGCTCTTGCTGCCGCTGAGCGCCAAGCAGGAGCAGGCGCTGCGGCAATTGGCAGCCGCGTATCAGCAGCAGCTGCAACATTCGGATGTATCGCTGGTCGATGCAGTTTTTACGGCCGCGCGGGGCAGGATGCATCATCACATCCGCGCTGCGATTCGCTTTACGACGCGGGAAGAGCTGTGCGCCGCCTTGGGACAAATCGCGGCGTTCGGCGCGGATGCGGCGCGTGTGTCTGACGATGTCAGCATCTGGTACGGGGAGCATCGCGTGGTCGAAAGCGCGGAGAAACGCCGTCGGGATGGCGACTTGACCGAACAGGAGCGGGAAGCGCTCGGCGAAACGGCGCTGGAGGAGCTGAACGGCCTGCAGGGCGGGCTGGAGCAAGCGGTGCTCGACCGCTTGGCGGCGCTCTACACGCAAGGAGCCGATCTGCCGTGGGATCGCCTGACCAAAGGCTTGGGCGCGCGGCGCATTTCCCTGCCGACCTATCCGTTTCAGCATCGGCGCTGCTGGGTCGATCCGGCCGAAACGTCGCCGGAACGGACGGAGCAAGCGCATCCGCTGCTCGGCGCACCGGCGGCCAGCACGCTCGGCCACACGTTGTTTGCGCAGCCGCTTGGCTGTGCGGATGCTTGGGAGCTGGACGAGCACCGGGTGCAAGGCATCGGTCTTTTGCCGGGCACGGCGCTGGTTGAGATGATGGTGGAGTATGCGGCGCGGCAAGCGGGCGAACTGGCAGGTTTGCGTTTTGGCGACATCACGTTTTTGCAGCCGTTTACGGTGCAGGATGGCGAGACAAAAGAGCTCCATCTGCTGGCGGAAGACGAAGGAGACGAGACGCGTCTGCGTTTCGCTTCGCTGTCTGCAGCCGGAGAGTGGATGGTGCATGCGGAAGGCCGGTTCAAAGGCCAAGCTGAGCTGCAGCCGACTGCGCAAGTCGATCTGTCCGCACTGCGCGCGCAGGTCAGCCTGCCGGTCGACACCAACGCTTACGACAATATGGACCGGGGTTTGATCGTTGGCGACCGCTGGGCGCGCTCTTGTATCGGCGGCTGGCGGGACGAGCCGGGTGAGCAGTATCTGATCGAACTGCAGCTGCCTGAGGAATACGGCCGCGAAGGGTACTTGTACCATCTGCACCCCGCCTTGATGGACCTCAGCGTCAACTCGGTGAACCATCTGCTCGACGAGACGGAGCTGTACCTGCCGCTGTCCTACGGCGAGCTGGTGCTGCACAAGCGCCTGCCGACCCATCTGTTCGCTCACCTGAAGCGGACGAGCGGTACGACGGGAGCGAAGGTGCACAGCTTCGACGCGGCGTTGTATGACACCGAAGGGTCGCTCGTCCTCGAAGTCCGGAACTACTGCATCAAGTCGGCATCGAAAGCGCTGCAGCGCGCCGAGCTCGGGGCGAACGTCGGTTTCCGGCAGAGCTTCCGGCCGGCCGCGATGCCGACGGAGCAGGAATTGCCGTCCGGCGCGGTGGTGCTGGCCGGGAACCGCACCCCGGTGCAGGAAGCGCTGGCCCAGCTCTGGCGGGCAGAAGGGCGCACCGTGCTCGAACTGACCGCCGAAGCTGGCGATTGGGGCGAGGGATTGGCGTCGCTGCAAGGGCAGGAAGTGGCGCTGGCGGTCTTCAACTGGCAGCCGGCCGATCTCCGGGAGGAGTCGGGCAACTGGCAGGCAGAAGCGCAGGATGCGCTGTGGCAAGGCTTCCGTTTTGTCTCCGCTTGGACGAGCGCGAAACTGCGGGCACAGGCGGGTCTGGTCGTGCTGACCGAGCGGGGGTATGCGGTCGAAGGGCAAGAACGGCCGATCCAGCCGGGACAGACGGCGCTGAGCGGACTGTGGCGCGTCGCCGGCCTGGAGCTGGCCGGTGACCGGATGCGCAGTCTGGATCATGACGGGACGACCGGGGCTGACGATTTGCTTCGCGAACTGTCGGCAGCCGACCGCCCTGCGTTCCTCGTCTACCGCGAGGCGCAGGCGTATGAGCCGGTGCTGGCGGAGCAGATGCTGCCCGCTCTTGCTGAGCAGGCTGCCATTTCGCCGGACGAGCTGATCGTCATCTCCGGCGGGACGGGCGATCTGGGCGCAGAAGCGGCCGAACTGCTGGTGCGGCACGGCGCGCGCCGTCTGGTCTTGCTCGGACAGCAGGCGGTGCCGCCGCGGGGTGTGTGGCAAGAGCTGGCTGCGTCCTCGGAAGACCTGCCGATGAAACAGCGGGTCGCACGCTGGCAGCAGCTCGAGCAGCAGCTCGACGTGCTGGAGGTGCGCCCGGTGCAGATCGAGGACCGCCAGCAGGTGGAAGAACTGCTGGCCGAATTGCGCACCGCGCACGGGCGCATCGGCGGGGTCTTGCATCTGGCGGGCCGCGCGGGCGACGGCTTCCTGCTGCAAAAGCGGGAGGAGACGTTCCGCCACGTCTATGCGCCGAAAGCGCACGGAGCTGTAAATCTGCATCTGGCCACGCTGCAGGATGCGCCCGATTTCTTCGTGCTCTTTTCCAGCATTGCCGCTCTGGAACTGTATCCGGGGCAAAGCGATTATACGGCGGCCAATCTCTTCCTCGACGCGTTTGCCGAGTATCGGCAAGGGCTGGGGCTGCCTGCGGTCAGCCTGCAATGGCCGGCGTGGCGCGAGACGGGCATCGCCGCCCGCATGGGGGCGGTGGAGCAGAGCGAGGCGTTTGCGCCGCTCGACCGCCACGAAGCGCTGGCGCTGCTGGAGCGGGCGCTGTGGCCGGAAACCCCGTTGCCGGCCGTGCTGATGCCGGGGCGGAAACGCCGGTTGCAACAGGCGAACCAAGGGCGGCCCAAGCGTCAGGAACCGGCTGGAGCGGGAGCTCCTGCGGTGGTGCTGCTGGGCGTGGCCGAGCCGAATGAGACGGAGCTGGCGGTGGCCGGACTGTGGGCGAAGACGCTTGGCATGCGCGAGGTCGACGCCGATGAAGGATTCGAACAGCTCGGCGGCAACTCGCTGTTGGCGTCGCAATTGTATCGGGAATTTGAGGCCCAATATCCGGGCGTGATGCATATATCAGATCTGTTTACCTATACGACCATTCGCGATCAAGCAGCCTATCTGCGGTCCCGGACGGTGGAACCGGAGCCGGTCGCGGCCGCTCCGAGCACCGGAGCGGCGACGGCAGATGATTTGGACGAATTGCTTGAGCTTGTGTTGCGGGGTGAAATGACGGTGGAGGAATCTGCCGACAGATTAGTGTTGGAAAGGGGTCGGGGCAAGTGA